From the Synergistetes bacterium HGW-Synergistetes-1 genome, the window AACAGATAAGCATGACAGGTAAAAAGGTGACTTTAGTAGAAATGGCTGACGCATGTCTCTGGCAGGCCTTTGACAAGAGTTATACGGATGACATAGAGATGATGATGAAGGAAAAAGGCATCAATGTCCTCACCAATACAAAAGTCAAAAAAATAATCGGTGATAAAAAGGCCGAAGCGATTGAACTTGATAACGGTGACAAGATCCCTGTGGAACTAGTAATTCTTGGACTTGGGGTAAGACCAAACGGCCTGCTTGCGAAAGAAGCGGGGCTTGATGTCAACGCGAAGGGCGCGATCATCGTTGACCAGTACACCAGAACCAGCGACCCCGACATTTTTGCTGTAGGAGACTGTGCTGAGAAGAAGTGTTTCTTCACAAACAAGGATGTTCCAGTCCTTCTAGCTTCAACTGCGGCAATGGAAGCAAAGATCGCAGGAAGCAATGCATTCCAGCTCAGGCTTATCAGAGCCAACAAAGGTACGATCAGCGCGTTTTCTACGCAGATCTTCGGCAAGACATTCGCCGCTGCCGGATTGACAGAGGCGAGGGCCAGACAGGAAGGCTTTACGATCAATCTCGGAGAGTTCACGACAATGGACCGTCATCCCGGATCCCTCCCGGGAACAAGCACTATACAGATCAAACTTATCTTCTCCAAGTGCTCGGGAGTCATTCTCGGAGCTCAGATATCAGGCGGAGACAGTGTCGGCGAGATGATCAACATACTCAGCCTGGCGATACAGAAGGGACTAACTGCGACAGAACTCAACACTTTCCAGGTAGCGACGCATCCGCTTCTATCGGCATCGCCGATCGCATATCCTATCAACGCTGCCTCAATGAACGCCATCGCCCAGAACTGCAGACATCTAAACGAAGGCCTGGTAATCTAAATCGTTATAACGATGTATCAATGATCCAGATCTATGCAGCCCCGCACCCCAAGGCTGCATTTTTAAGCATTTTTAACATTCACAGGATTCAATATGATGTTACGATATTAAAATAAATGAATTAAGAAAAAGAGGAGATGACGAGATGATCGAACAGGTATTCAAGATCGCGGGCGGCGACAGCAAAGTAGTTGAAAAGGTCATACAGGACGAAAACGTACACTACATGCATATGATCTTCAACAAGAATGAGGGCGCTCCTGAACATTTTTCAAATTCAAACGTCTATATGACTGTTGTGAGAGGTAATCTTTCAATAACATTAAATGAACAGGACATGCATGAATACCCTGCGTCAAGCGTACTGAAGATCCCCATGGGCATAAAGATGAACTTCAAGAACTTGCATGACGAAACGTTGGAATTAATCGTCGTAAAGGCACCTGCTCCAAAATAGATATCTTAAAAGTTACCATAATTATAAAAACGGGAAGACATCACCAGATGTCTTCCCGTTTTTATATGAAATAATAAAACAGTTATTGACATATGTCATAAACGCTATATAATTAAGTAGTAAATGACATATGTCAATAACAAAAGAGGGATGATCATGCCAAGAGGAGACGGTACAGGCCCAACGGGACGCGGTCCTATGAGCGGAAGAGGTATGGGTTTTTGTGTCAGGACATTTGAAACAGGAGAGACCTCTTACATCGGAGGAGGCATAAGAAGGGGCTTCAGACGATGGTTTGGAAGAGGATGTGCAGTAATGAATGCATCTACTGAGAATAAAAAAGAATTTCTTGAAGACGAGAAGAATTTTCTGCAAAAACGCCTGGAATCACTTGAAAAAGAACTTGAAAAGATGAATTAGATGAACAGGGAAAGAATGTCATTCTTTCCCTGTTCAAAAAGGAGAGGCTCATATGCCAAGACCGGTGAAATGGAGAAAAGTCTGCTGTATGCCTGAAAGCAATCAGTTCGGACCGCTCAATATGGAGGCTGAGTCCAGGGAATCTGTAAACATGACTATCGATGAGTACGAGACCATAAGGCTTATCGACCTCGAACAGTTTACACAGGAAGAGTGTGCAGCACACATGAACGTTGCAAGGACTACTGTGCAGGGGATCTACAACGAAGCCAGAAAAAAGCTGGCTGAGTCACTGGTAAACGGAAAGGTACTCTTTATCGAAGGAGGAGAGTACAGGCT encodes:
- a CDS encoding pyridine nucleotide-disulfide oxidoreductase — encoded protein: MKKTDLLVIGGSAGGILSATMARKAYGDINITVIRDTDAVMVPCGIPYIYGTLHCTSKNVIPDKMLADAKINLVVETVVKIDKDNKTVTTKNNDTYGYKKLVIATGSLPIIPTFIPGHELENVFPIYKNQDYLNTILEKLETVDNVAVIGGGFIGVEFAEQISMTGKKVTLVEMADACLWQAFDKSYTDDIEMMMKEKGINVLTNTKVKKIIGDKKAEAIELDNGDKIPVELVILGLGVRPNGLLAKEAGLDVNAKGAIIVDQYTRTSDPDIFAVGDCAEKKCFFTNKDVPVLLASTAAMEAKIAGSNAFQLRLIRANKGTISAFSTQIFGKTFAAAGLTEARARQEGFTINLGEFTTMDRHPGSLPGTSTIQIKLIFSKCSGVILGAQISGGDSVGEMINILSLAIQKGLTATELNTFQVATHPLLSASPIAYPINAASMNAIAQNCRHLNEGLVI